A genomic segment from Drosophila miranda strain MSH22 chromosome 3, D.miranda_PacBio2.1, whole genome shotgun sequence encodes:
- the LOC108158090 gene encoding titin isoform X8 has product MAGESPASNSSESSPVQRQLNGSVDSGIAVLEVETPTLRRRQRLQQCQRILQVLQRDHSTHRLLRDRLSKIADRKWKKEEASEQQSCNVCCADLDQSSPKTYVTCCTCGKYVCRGPKCADWRPKDADWECQLCHSSKESLAHTSSWVAEQMSFNQHKFVYPMRARSEVYIPITGDGDGDANDSTMHIESISQIGQSVHLDERAKIRAYVEEIVAEMLGGSLDHIKVGQLSKSENYLQFFHKFHAKLSNLLINVESDLLKGDLPAIVNGSNSNSNNNNNGDSESLADISQTRLRSLIETIIAETLRNSALSVSGAVSEISLDTRSLAAELPNNGNGQKRRHRTEHYFEPKIYQDLLATAVLNKIADKEGNTRLISVSTPDLSGHLIDENYNAEALSTTSGSSIEPRSDCSLTDHELALDTGKSQSLQADLERESVLSDYIAAHMVPLPDFSASVTESEDDVGSISSSMIGDGTWEDNWLFKKKRSSVQSSVTPSSIGMLVPAPMENVRAQIGDRTADEVSDLSELGSDVEDNSLDLLRCNDLNDRLLSKHLIGGQNTKLVLDELVDRTSLISHTLPEEHEPAFTETTNTFVVASSAAPSDIIVSLPSPMVFQDDSLNEELVQTPIAAQGETDELASLEGCIGYSTVEYIDEEQMRQTTPSVIEILAAIALGPMLAVPASEQPGVITPSEMHTLKELSDLALAEINARTMDLAHHSLDIIEEETTELMPLTGSVSEPSTINVHPSTLTDPTTNHHSTETTAAQEPKVVPKPTIDSDAPIHNPSTTEILTEDKPAALDPPAAVEISPDAENVAVVSPETVEITPETETVAVDPPAPVEIMSETATVAVDPAAALEIAPAAETVAVDPPAPVEIIPETEIVAVHLPAAGEISPETDTIAVDPAPPAAVEITPAAETVAVDPPAAVEIITEPETVAVDPQAAALEIIPDAETVAVDPPAPVEIIPETETVAADPAPPAAVEITPAAETVAVDPPAAVEIITEPETVAVDPQAAALEIIPDAETVAVDPPAPVEIIPETETVAADPAPPAAVEITPAAETVAVDPPAAAEISPETEIVAVDPPAALEITPAAETVAVDPPAAVVIIPETEIVAVGPPAAVEIMSETATVAVDPAAALEIAPAAETVAVDPPAAAEIIPETEIVAVDLPAALEITPAAETVAVDPPAAVVIIPETEIVAVGPPAAVEIMSETATVAVDPAAALEIAPAAETVAVDPPAAAEIIPETEIVAVDPPAAAEIIPETEIVAVDLPAALEITPAAETVAVDPQAAALEIIPDAETVAVDPPAPVEIIPEAETVAVDPAPPVAVEITPAAETVAVDPPAAAEIIPETEIVAVDPPAALEITPAAETVAVDPQAAALEIIPDAEIVAVDLSEAAEIIPETEIVAVDLPAALEITPAAETVAVDPQAAALEIIPDAETVAVDLSEAAEIIPETEIVAVDPPAALEITPAAETVAVDPQAAALEIIPDAETVAVDPPAPVEIIPETETVAADPAPPAAVEITPASETVAVDLPAAAEIIPETEIVAVDLPAALEITPAAETVAVDPQAAALEIIPDAETVAVDPPAPVEIIPETETVAADPAPPAAVEITPAAETVAVDPPAAAEIIPETEIVAVDLPAALEITPAAETVAVDPQAAALEIIPDAETVAVDPPAPVEIIPETETVAADPAPPAAVEITPAAETVAVDPPAAAEIIPETEIVAVDLPAALEITPAAETVAVDPQAAALEIIPDAETVAVDPPAPVEIIPETETVAADPAPPAAVEITPAAETLAVDPPAAAEIIPETEIVAVDPPAALEITPAAETVAVDPQAAALEIIPDAETVAVDLSEAAEIIPETEIVVVDPPAAMEITPAAETVAVDPQAAALEIIPDAETVAVDPPAPVEIIPETETVAADPAPPAAVEITPAAETVAVDLPAAAEIIPETEIVAVDLPAALEITPAAETVAVDPQAAALEIIPDAETVAVDLSEAAEIIPETEIVAVDLPAALEITPAAETVAVDPPAPVEIIPETETVAADPAPPAAVEITPAAETVAVDPPAAAEIIPETEIVAVDPPAALEITPAAETVAVDPQAAALEIIPDAETVAVDLSETAEIIPETEIVAVDPPAALEITPAAETVAVDPQAAALEIIPDAETVAVDPPAPVEIIPETETVAADPAPPAAVEITPAAETVAVDPPAAAEIIPETEIVAVDPPAALEITPAAETVAVDPQAAALEIIPDAETVAVDLPAAAEIIPETDTVAVDPAPPAALEITPAAETVAVDPPAPVEIIPETETVAADPAPPAAVEITPAAETVALDPPAAAEIIPETEIVAVDLPAALEITPAAETVAVDPQAAALEIIPDAETVAVDLSEAAEIIPETEIVAVDLPAALEITPAAETVAVDPQAAALEIIPDAETVAVDPPAPVEINPETETVAADPAPLAALEITPAAETVAVDPPAAAEIIPETDTVAVDPAPPAALEIIPAAETVAVDPPAPVEIIPETETVAADPAPPAAVEITPAAETVALDPPAAAEIIPETEIVAVDLPAALEITPAAETVAVDPQAAALEIIPDAETVAVDPPAPVEINPETETVAADPAPLAALEITPAAETVAVDLPAAAEIIPETDTVAVDPAPPAALEITPAAETVAVDPPAPVEIIPETETVAADPAPPAAVEITPAAETVALDPPAAAEIIPETEIVAVDLPAALEITPAAETVAVDPQAAALEIIPDAETVAVDLSEAAEIIPETEIVAVDLPAALEITPAAETVAVDPQAAALEIIPDAETVAVDPPAPVEINPETETVAADPAPPAALEITPAAETVAVDPPAAAESIPETEIVAVDLPATLEIAPAAETVAVDPPAAVEIITEPETVAVDPQAAALEIAPAAETVAVDPPAPVEIIPETETVAVDPSPPAVVEIIAETESVVLVPTGAVEFIPETQTKAEEIPAVEVEAKSVSDLGPNALIDDTQLLSCVPKPLKESDNMDASTLEPSSECIPAQTSVEYTKSDSSALGSIAEREVKKWYNAVEMPNNPYAPDALKQRISGTQERYMDVPNISPSAEQKALAAALTEDGDPAPPSTDYQRYSRDYYINNAPNGTEVNGIVRRASSGAEKQPSAEDVEQDIVITEAAQNASTTAKEQDKEQESVAANVYTALPAQVFDDLLETQSNPSLHSLQTTTTTSDESETVRVYDFNKQETTVIRPAPAEQQPSSSTTSSMESAQSASVSSSSIDASVSKKRERPVVLQFGPADSVPTIGSPVNTPTRGSTPPAFRFLQPKRRLIEPSQVLSVDEDDVMEPNTPVAEKPAVEDEVVHAMPSVKALAQAFLLTSKAQQAERRWRSKVRLSLPADTSDKSPTSLARRHKLEHAVSMAEVADESTIASDLSSLETDPSIQSDGSTNPPIASPVTPVPVRHGFLRSNIAFFENLKFK; this is encoded by the exons ATCTGCCGGCCATTGTCAAtgggagcaacagcaacagcaacaataacaacaatgGAGACTCCGAGTCTCTGGCAGACATCTCGCAGACCCGTCTACGGAGTCTCATCGAGACCATCATAGCGGAGACGCTGCGCAACAGTGCCCTGAGCGTGAGCGGAGCCGTCTCGGAGATCAGCCTGGACACCCGCTCGCTGGCCGCCGAGCTGCCGAACAATGGGAATGGGCAGAAGCGCCGACATCGCACGGAGCACTACTTCGAGCCGAAGATTTATCAGGATCTGCTGGCCACAGCGGTGCTCAATAAG ATTGCCGATAAGGAAGGGAACACAAGGTTAATATCGGTGAGCACACCAGACTTGAGTGGTCACCTCATTGATGAGAATTACAATGCCGAAGCGTTGAGCACCACGTCCGGTAGTTCCATTGAGCCCCGAAGCGATTGCAGCCTCACCGACCATGAATTGGCCCTGGAT ACTGGCAAATCCCAGTCCCTGCAGGCGGATTTGGAGCGTGAATCGGTTTTGAGTGATTATATAGCCGCCCACATGGTTCCCCTTCCGGACTTTTCGGCATCTGTTACTGAATCGGAGGATG ATGTTGGATCAATCTCCTCGAGCATGATCGGCGATGGCACTTGGGAGGATAACTGGCTATTCAAGAAGAAACGCAGCTCCGTGCAGAGCTCGGTCACGCCGAGCAGCATTGGCATGCTGGTGCCGGCTCCCATGGAGAATGTGCGTGCCCAAATCGGCGATAGGACTGCGGACGAGGTCAGCGATCTGTCGGAGCTGGGATCGGATGTGGAGGACAATTCGCTTGATTTGCTGCGCTGCAACGATCTAAACGATCGCCTGCTGAGCAAGCATCTGATCGGTGGTCAGAACACAAAACTTGTGCTAGACGAGCTCGTAGATCGGACCAGCCTGATCTCCCACACCCTACCGGAGGAGCATGAGCCCGCATTTACGGAAACCACAAACACGTTCGTCGTAGCATCCTCGGCCGCGCCATCTGATATTATAGTTTCACTACCATCACCCATGGTGTTTCAAGATGACTCACTGAACGAGGAGCTGGTCCAGACTCCCATTGCAG CCCAAGGCGAAACTGACGAACTGGCCAGCCTCGAAGGTTGCATTGGTTACAGCACAGTAGAATACATTGATGAAGAGCAGATGCGCCAAACCACACCGTCAGTTATCGAGATACTAGCCGCCATTGCCTTGGGACCGATGCTAGCAGTCCCAGCATCGGAGCAGCCGGGGGTCATAACTCCGAGTGAGATGCATACACTCAAGGAGCTAAGCGACTTGGCGCTGGCCGAAATAAACGCTCGCACAATGGACCTGGCGCACCATTCACTTGACATCATAGAAGAGGAGACAACCGAATTGATGCCGTTGACCGGGAGTGTCTCAGAACCTTCCACTATAAATGTCCATCCATCAACTCTGACAGACCCAACAACAAACCACCATTCTACAGAAACAACAGCCGCCCAGGAGCCAAAAGTGGTACCAAAACCTACCATAGACAGTGATGCGCCCATACATAACCCATCGACAACAGAAATTCTAACAGAAGATAAACCAGCAGCATTGGATCCTCCGGCAGCAGTGGAAATCAGTCCAGACGCAGAAAACGTAGCTGTGGTTTCTCCGGAAACAGTGGAAATTACTCCAGAGACTGAAACTGTAGCTGTGGATCCTCCGGCGCCAGTGGAAATCATGTCAGAAACAGCAACCGTAGCTGTGGATCCGGCAGCTGCACTGGAAATCGCTCCAGCCGCAGAAACCGTAGCTGTGGATCCTCCCGCACCAGTGGAAATCATTCCGGAAACGGAAATCGTAGCTGTGCATCTACCAGCAGCAGGGGAAATCAGTCCTGAAACGGACACTATTGCTGTTGatcctgctcctccagcagcagTGGAAATCACTCCAGCAGCAGAAACTGTAGCTGTGGATCCTCCAGCAGCAGTGGAAATCATTACAGAACCTGAAACCGTAGCTGTGGATCCTCAGGCAGCAGCATTGGAAATCATTCCAGACGCAGAAACCGTAGCTGTGGATCCTCCCGCACCAGTGGAAATCATTCCGGAAACAgaaactgttgctgctgatcctgctcctccagcagcagTGGAAATCACTCCAGCAGCAGAAACTGTAGCTGTGGATCCTCCAGCAGCAGTGGAAATCATTACAGAACCTGAAACCGTAGCTGTGGATCCTCAGGCAGCAGCATTGGAAATCATTCCAGACGCAGAAACCGTAGCTGTGGATCCTCCCGCACCAGTGGAAATCATTCCGGAAACAgaaactgttgctgctgatcctgctcctccagcagcagTGGAAATCACTCCAGCAGCAGAAACTGTAGCTGTGGatcctccagcagcagcggaaaTCAGTCCGGAAACGGAAATCGTAGCTGTAGATCCGCCAGCTGCATTGGAAATCACTCCAGCCGCAGAAACCGTAGCTGTGGATCCTCCAGCAGCAGTGGTAATCATTCCGGAAACGGAAATCGTAGCTGTGGGTCCTCCAGCAGCAGTGGAAATCATGTCAGAAACAGCAACCGTAGCTGTGGATCCGGCAGCTGCACTGGAAATCGCTCCAGCCGCAGAAACCGTAGCTGTGGatcctccagcagcagcggaaaTCATTCCGGAAACGGAAATCGTAGCTGTGGATCTGCCAGCTGCATTGGAAATCACTCCAGCCGCAGAAACCGTAGCTGTGGATCCTCCAGCAGCAGTGGTAATCATTCCGGAAACGGAAATCGTAGCTGTGGGTCCTCCAGCAGCAGTGGAAATCATGTCAGAAACAGCAACCGTAGCTGTGGATCCGGCAGCTGCACTGGAAATCGCTCCAGCCGCAGAAACCGTAGCTGTGGatcctccagcagcagcggaaaTCATTCCGGAAACGGAAATCGTAGCTGTGGatcctccagcagcagctgaaatCATTCCGGAAACGGAAATCGTAGCTGTGGATCTGCCAGCTGCATTGGAAATCACTCCAGCCGCAGAAACCGTAGCTGTGGATCCTCAGGCAGCAGCATTGGAAATCATTCCAGACGCAGAAACCGTAGCTGTGGATCCTCCCGCACCAGTGGAAATCATTCCGGAAGCAGAAACTGTTGCTGTTGACCCTGCTCCTCCAGTAGCAGTGGAAATCACTCCAGCAGCAGAAACTGTAGCTGTGGatcctccagcagcagcggagaTCATTCCGGAAACGGAAATCGTAGCTGTGGATCCGCCAGCTGCATTGGAAATCACTCCAGCCGCAGAAACCGTAGCTGTGGATCCTCAGGCAGCAGCATTGGAAATCATTCCAGACGCAGAAATCGTAGCTGTGGATCTTTCAGAAGCAGCGGAGATCATTCCGGAAACGGAAATCGTAGCTGTGGATCTGCCAGCTGCATTGGAAATCACTCCAGCCGCAGAAACCGTAGCTGTGGATCCTCAGGCAGCAGCATTGGAAATCATTCCAGACGCAGAAACCGTAGCTGTGGATCTTTCAGAAGCAGCGGAGATCATTCCGGAAACGGAAATCGTAGCTGTGGACCCGCCAGCTGCATTGGAAATCACTCCAGCCGCTGAAACCGTAGCTGTGGATCCTCAGGCAGCAGCACTGGAAATCATTCCAGACGCAGAAACCGTAGCTGTGGATCCTCCCGCACCAGTGGAAATCATTCCAGAAACAgaaactgttgctgctgatcctgctcctccagcagcagTGGAAATAACTCCAGCATCAGAAACTGTAGCTGTGGATcttccagcagcagcggagaTCATTCCGGAAACGGAAATCGTAGCTGTGGATCTGCCAGCTGCATTGGAAATCACCCCAGCCGCTGAAACCGTAGCTGTGGATCCTCAGGCAGCAGCATTGGAAATCATTCCAGACGCAGAAACCGTAGCTGTGGATCCCCCCGCACCAGTGGAAATCATTCCAGAAACAgaaactgttgctgctgatcctgctcctccagcagcagTGGAAATCACTCCAGCAGCAGAAACTGTAGCTGTGGatcctccagcagcagcggaaaTCATTCCGGAAACGGAAATCGTAGCTGTGGATTTGCCAGCTGCATTGGAAATCACTCCAGCCGCTGAAACCGTAGCTGTGGATCCTCAGGCAGCAGCATTGGAAATCATTCCAGACGCAGAAACCGTAGCTGTGGATCCCCCCGCACCAGTGGAAATCATTCCAGAAACAgaaactgttgctgctgatcctgctcctccagcagcagTGGAAATCACTCCAGCAGCAGAAACTGTAGCTGTGGatcctccagcagcagcggaaaTCATTCCGGAAACGGAAATCGTAGCTGTGGATTTGCCAGCTGCATTGGAAATCACTCCAGCCGCTGAAACCGTAGCTGTGGATCCTCAGGCAGCAGCATTGGAAATCATTCCAGACGCAGAAACCGTAGCTGTGGATCCCCCCGCACCAGTGGAAATCATTCCAGAAACAgaaactgttgctgctgatcctgctcctccagcagcagTGGAAATCACTCCAGCAGCAGAAACTCTAGCTGTGGatcctccagcagcagcggagaTCATTCCGGAAACGGAAATCGTAGCTGTGGATCCGCCAGCTGCATTGGAAATCACTCCAGCCGCAGAAACCGTAGCTGTGGATCCTCAGGCAGCAGCATTGGAAATCATTCCAGACGCAGAAACCGTAGCTGTGGATCTTTCAGAAGCAGCGGAGATCATTCCGGAAACGGAAATCGTAGTTGTGGACCCGCCAGCTGCAATGGAAATCACTCCAGCCGCTGAAACCGTAGCTGTGGATCCTCAGGCAGCAGCACTGGAAATCATTCCAGACGCAGAAACCGTAGCTGTGGATCCTCCCGCACCAGTGGAAATCATTCCAGAAACAgaaactgttgctgctgatcctgctcctccagcagcagTGGAAATAACTCCAGCAGCAGAAACTGTAGCTGTGGATcttccagcagcagcggagaTCATTCCGGAAACGGAAATCGTAGCTGTGGATCTGCCAGCTGCATTGGAAATCACTCCAGCCGCTGAAACCGTAGCTGTGGATCCTCAGGCAGCAGCACTGGAAATCATTCCAGACGCAGAAACCGTAGCTGTGGATCTTTCAGAAGCAGCGGAGATCATTCCGGAAACGGAAATCGTAGCTGTGGATCTGCCAGCTGCATTGGAAATCACTCCAGCCGCAGAAACCGTAGCTGTGGATCCTCCCGCACCAGTGGAAATCATTCCGGAAACAgaaactgttgctgctgatcctgctcctccagcagcagTGGAAATCACTCCAGCAGCAGAAACTGTAGCTGTGGatcctccagcagcagcggagaTCATTCCGGAAACGGAAATCGTAGCTGTGGATCCGCCAGCTGCATTGGAAATCACTCCAGCCGCAGAAACCGTAGCTGTGGATCCTCAGGCAGCAGCATTGGAAATCATTCCAGACGCAGAAACCGTAGCTGTGGATCTTTCAGAAACAGCGGAGATCATTCCGGAAACGGAAATCGTAGCTGTGGACCCGCCAGCTGCATTGGAAATCACTCCAGCCGCTGAAACCGTAGCTGTGGATCCTCAGGCAGCAGCACTGGAAATCATTCCAGACGCAGAAACCGTAGCTGTGGATCCTCCCGCACCAGTGGAAATCATTCCAGAAACAgaaactgttgctgctgatcctgctcctccagcagcagTGGAAATCACTCCAGCAGCAGAAACTGTAGCTGTGGatcctccagcagcagcggaaaTCATTCCGGAAACGGAAATCGTAGCTGTGGATCCGCCAGCTGCATTGGAAATCACTCCAGCCGCAGAAACCGTAGCTGTGGATCCACAGGCAGCAGCACTGGAAATCATTCCAGACGCAGAAACCGTAGCTGTGGATCTTCCAGCAGCAGCCGAAATCATTCCGGAAACGGACACTGTTGCTGTTGatcctgctcctccagcagcATTGGAAATCACTCCAGCCGCAGAAACCGTAGCTGTGGATCCTCCCGCACCAGTGGAAATCATTCCGGAAACAgaaactgttgctgctgaccctgctcctccagcagcagTGGAAATCACTCCAGCAGCAGAAACTGTAGCTTTGGatcctccagcagcagcggaaaTCATTCCGGAAACGGAAATCGTAGCTGTGGATCTGCCAGCTGCATTGGAAATCACTCCAGCCGCTGAAACCGTAGCTGTGGATCCTCAGGCAGCAGCATTGGAAATCATTCCAGACGCAGAAACCGTAGCTGTGGATCTTTCAGAAGCAGCGGAGATCATTCCGGAAACGGAAATCGTAGCTGTGGATCTGCCAGCTGCATTGGAAATCACTCCAGCCGCTGAAACCGTAGCTGTGGATCCTCAGGCAGCAGCACTGGAAATCATTCCAGACGCAGAAACCGTAGCTGTGGATCCTCCCGCACCAGTAGAAATCAATCCAGAAACAgaaactgttgctgctgaccCTGCTCCTCTAGCAGCATTGGAAATCACTCCAGCAGCAGAAACTGTAGCTGTGGatcctccagcagcagcggaaaTCATTCCGGAAACGGACACTGTTGCTGTTGatcctgctcctccagcagcATTGGAAATCATTCCAGCCGCAGAAACCGTAGCTGTGGATCCTCCCGCACCAGTGGAAATCATTCCGGAAACAgaaactgttgctgctgaccctgctcctccagcagcagTGGAAATCACTCCAGCAGCAGAAACTGTAGCTTTGGatcctccagcagcagcggaaaTCATTCCGGAAACGGAAATCGTAGCTGTGGATCTGCCAGCTGCATTGGAAATCACTCCAGCCGCTGAAACCGTAGCTGTGGATCCTCAG GCAGCAGCACTGGAAATCATTCCAGACGCAGAAACCGTAGCTGTGGATCCTCCCGCACCAGTAGAAATCAATCCAGAAACAgaaactgttgctgctgaccCTGCTCCTCTAGCAGCATTGGAAATCACTCCAGCAGCAGAAACTGTAGCTGTGGATCTTCCAGCAGCAGCCGAAATCATTCCGGAAACGGACACTGTTGCTGTTGatcctgctcctccagcagcATTGGAAATCACTCCAGCCGCAGAAACCGTAGCTGTGGATCCTCCCGCACCAGTGGAAATCATTCCGGAAACAgaaactgttgctgctgaccctgctcctccagcagcagTGGAAATCACTCCAGCAGCAGAAACTGTAGCTTTGGatcctccagcagcagcggaaaTCATTCCGGAAACGGAAATCGTAGCTGTGGATCTGCCAGCTGCATTGGAAATCACTCCAGCCGCTGAAACCGTAGCTGTGGATCCTCAGGCAGCAGCATTGGAAATCATTCCAGACGCAGAAACCGTAGCTGTGGATCTTTCAGAAGCAGCGGAGATCATTCCGGAAACGGAAATCGTAGCTGTGGATCTGCCAGCTGCATTGGAAATCACTCCAGCCGCTGAAACCGTAGCTGTGGATCCTCAGGCAGCAGCACTGGAAATCATTCCAGACGCAGAAACCGTAGCTGTGGATCCTCCCGCACCAGTAGAAATCAATCCAGAAACAgaaactgttgctgctgaccctgctcctccagcagcATTGGAAATCACTCCAGCAGCAGAAACTGTAGCTGTGGatcctccagcagcagcggaaaGCATTCCGGAAACGGAAATCGTAGCTGTGGATCTGCCAGCTACATTGGAAATCGCTCCAGCCGCAGAAACCGTAGCTGTGGATCCTCCAGCAGCAGTGGAAATCATTACAGAACCTGAAACCGTAGCTGTTGATCCTCAGGCAGCAGCATTGGAAATCGCTCCAGCCGCAGAAACCGTAGCTGTGGATCCTCCTGCACCAGTGGAAATCATTCCGGAAACAGAAACTGTTGCTGTTGATCCTTCTCCTCCAGCAGTAGTGGAAATCATTGCAGAGACAGAATCGGTGGTTTTGGTTCCTACCGGTGCAGTGGAATTCATTCCGGAGACACAAACTAAAGCTGAGGAAATACCAGCTGTTGAAGTGGAGGCTAAGAGCGTTTCAGACCTTGGTCCGAATGCTTTAATCGACGATACGCAGTTGTTAAGTTGTGTTCCGAAACCGCTAAAAGAGTCAGATAACATGGACGCATCAACATTGGAACCATCATCGGAATGCATTCCAGCGCAAACATCCGTAGAATACACTAAGAGCGATAGTTCCGCTCTAG GTTCCATTGCTGAGCGCGAGGTCAAGAAGTGGTACAATGCCGTCGAAATGCCCAACAACCCTTATGCGCCCGACGCTCTGAAGCAGCGTATCAGTGGCACCCAGGAGCGGTACATGGATGTGCCAAATATCAGTCCCAGTGCCGAGCAGAAGGCTCTGGCCGCCGCCCTCACTGAAGATGGCGACCCGGCGCCACCTTCAACCGACTACCAACG CTACAGCCGCGACTACTACATCAACAATGCCCCCAATGGCACAGAAGTAAACGGAATCGTACGGAGAGCATCGTCCGGCGCAGAGAAGCAGCCGTCCGCAGAGGATGTTGAGCAGGACATAGTTATCACCGAG GCGGCTCAAAACGCAAGCACAACTGCAAAAGAGCAGGATAAGGAACAGGAATCAGTTGCGGCTAACGTTTACACGGCCTTGCCAGCTCAGGTATTTGACGATTTGCTAGAGACCCAGTCGAACCCATCGCTTCACTCCCTGCAAACAACGACAACCACCAGCGATGAATCCGAAACGGTGCGCGTCTACGACTTTAACAAGCAGGAGACCACGGTCATCAGACCTGCCCCTGCGGAGCAGCAGCCGAGCTCCTCCACGACATCATCCATGGAGTCAGCTCAGAGCGCATCGGTGTCCTCTTCCTCCATAGACGCATCTGTGTCCAAAAAGCGTGAGCGACCAGTTGTCCTACAGTTTGGCCCTGCCGACTCGGTACCCACAATCGGTTCGCCAGTGAACACCCCCACAAGAGGCTCAACGCCCCCGGCGTTCCGCTTTCTCCAGCCAAAACGACGCCTCATCGAGCCGAGTCAAGTGTTGTCTGTGGACGAAGATGATGTG ATGGAGCCTAATACACCCGTCGCCGAGAAGCCCGCCGTAGAAGATGAGGTGGTGCATGCAATGCCGTCAGTGAAAGCTCTGGCCCAGGCCTTCCTCTTGACCAGCAAAGCCCAGCAAGCCGAGCGACGATGGCGATCAAAG GTTCGGCTATCCTTACCAGCTGATACGTCAGACAAGTCTCCTACCTCCCTAGCACGGCGACACAAGCTGGAGCATGCTGTTTCCATGGCAGAGGTAGCCGATGAATCCACGATCGCCTCTGACTTATCATCCCTCGAAAC GGATCCATCTATTCAATCGGACGGTTCCACGAACCCACCTATCGCCTCTCCTGTGACCCCAGTCCCCGTACGTCATGGCTTTCTCCGGAGCAATATTGCTTTCTTTGAGAActtaaagtttaagtga